The sequence below is a genomic window from Thiomonas intermedia.
TCGAGCGTGGTCGGCTGCAGCCAGGAGAGACCTTGCTTGTGCAGGGGGGCAGCAGCGGAATCGGCACCATGGCCATTCAGCTCGCGATGGCCAGCGGCGCGCGGGTCATCGCCACGGCGGGTTCGGAGGAGAAGTGCGCGGCGTGCGTCAAACTCGGTGCCGAGCTCGCCATTCCCTATCGGACGCAGGATTTCGTCGAGGTCGTCCAGGCCCATACCTCACAGCGTGGCGCCGACGTCATTCTGGACATGGTTGCCGGAAGCTATTTGGCCCGCGAACAACAGTGTCTCGCGGAAGAGGGGCGGCTGGTGGTCATCGCGGTTCAGGGCGGAGTGCAGGCTGAGATCGATGCGGGTCTTCTCATGCGAAAACGCCAGACGCTGACCGGCTCGACCCTGCGCGCGCGCAGCGTGGCTTTCAAGGCGGCCCTTGCGCAGGCCCTGCGCCAGACCGTGTGGCCCTGGATCGAACAAGGCCGCGTGCGGCCAGTGCTCGATGCCGTGCTGCTGGCCGAGGACATCGTGCTGGCACACCAGCGCATGGAGCAGGGACAGCACATTGGCAAACTTGTGCTGCGCTGGTCCTGAGCCACGCGCCCTATCACGACATCAAACAGGAGCAGAACATGCGTCAGCAATTCGTTGCCGGAAACTGGAAAATGCATGGCAGC
It includes:
- a CDS encoding NAD(P)H-quinone oxidoreductase, whose amino-acid sequence is MRAIEITQPGGPDVLHLCERPMPQAGAGEVVLRVVAFGVNRPDVLQRKGLYPPPKGASDIPGLEVCGKIVSGDLSGTDWRIGDEVCALVAGGGYAEYCVAPVGQCLPLPKGLSPEEGAALPETVFTVWHNVFERGRLQPGETLLVQGGSSGIGTMAIQLAMASGARVIATAGSEEKCAACVKLGAELAIPYRTQDFVEVVQAHTSQRGADVILDMVAGSYLAREQQCLAEEGRLVVIAVQGGVQAEIDAGLLMRKRQTLTGSTLRARSVAFKAALAQALRQTVWPWIEQGRVRPVLDAVLLAEDIVLAHQRMEQGQHIGKLVLRWS